Proteins encoded within one genomic window of Polypterus senegalus isolate Bchr_013 chromosome 6, ASM1683550v1, whole genome shotgun sequence:
- the mrps17 gene encoding 28S ribosomal protein S17, mitochondrial, with protein sequence MSLKTAAVHAKWVIGKVIGTKMHKTAKVRVTRLVLDQYLHKYYNKRKTYFAHDALEQCTVGDIVLLKALPERRTKHVKHELAEIVFKVGNVIDPLTGKKVAGTKFIEPLGEPTEDSAGSLTNKLDKLTLSAAPGEAHEKNSEL encoded by the exons ATGTCCCTGAAAACTGCAGCCGTCCATGCCAAATGGGTTATTGGCAAGGTAATCGGCACCAAAATGCATAAGACAGCAAAAGTCCGAGTAACACGTCTTGTACTTGATCAATATTTGCATAAG TACTACAACAAAAGGAAGACCTACTTTGCCCATGATGCTTTAGAACAGTGTACTGTAGGTGATATTGTTCTTCTGAAAGCTCTTCCAGAAAGGAGAACTAAACATGTAAAACATGAACTTGCTGAAATTGTGTTTAAAGTTGGAAATGTCATTGATCCATTAACTGGAAAGAAGGTGGCTGGAACCAAATTCATAGAACCTCTGGGAGAGCCCACTGAAGATTCTGCAGGATCTTTGACAAACAAGCTAGATAAATTAACCCTCTCTGCTGCTCCAGGAGAAGCCCATGAAAAAAACTCTGAACTGTAA